One part of the Haliaeetus albicilla chromosome 9, bHalAlb1.1, whole genome shotgun sequence genome encodes these proteins:
- the CA4 gene encoding carbonic anhydrase 4: MELLFLVLFSLHILKTEALVGGHWCYQSQKYEQPHCEDPRQWHVTAATCKGNKQSPINIVTRNVVYDNSLKPLNFEGYDVKGSSKWNIENNGHTVKVTLSTSPKIGGGGLGRKYKAIEFHFHWGVQGVQQYLPGSEHSIDGEKQAMELHVVHIREDVSDITEAKKNADGVAVLAFFVKIEEENKNYATLINELENIKYKGQRAQMEPLPLSSLLPPEEDLGRYYRYKGSLTTPDCHEGVIWTVFEKPVELSISQISQFSTVHFDGKNSSYMVENFRPVQFLNERKVYWSSASILLPTTKVLMLLLMLTYILSSLFQ, from the exons ttggagGCCATTGGTGCTATCAGTCACAGAAGTATGAACAGCCACACTGTGAAG ATCCTCGACAATGGCATGTAACAGCCGCCACctgcaaaggaaacaaacagtCACCTATCAATATTGTCACCAGAAATGTTGTTTATGACAACAGCCTTAAGCCACTGAATTTTGAAGGATATGATGTGAAGGGATCTTCAAAGTGGAACATAGAAAATAATGGACATACAG TTAAAGTAACATTAAGCACATCCCCTAAAATTGGAGGCGGAGGTCTGGGAAGAAAATACAAGGCAATAGAGTTTCATTTTCACTGGGGAGTCCAAGGTGTGCAGCAATACCTTCCCGGGTCAGAGCACAGCAtagatggagaaaaacaagcCATGGAG CTTCATGTTGTCCACATAAGAGAAGATGTTTCGGATATAACAGAAGCgaagaaaaatgcagatggTGTGGCTGTGTTAGCATTCTTTGTAAAG attgaagaagaaaataaaaactatgcAACTCTAATAAATGAATTAGAGAATATTAAATACAAAG GGCAAAGAGCACAGATGGAGCCTTTGCCACTGAGTTCTCTTCTCCCGCCTGAGGAAGATCTTGGAAGGTACTATCGGTACAAGGGTTCCCTCACCACCCCTGACTGCCATGAGGGTGTCATCTGGACAGTATTTGAGAAGCCAGTTGAACTCAGTATTTCTCAG ATTTCTCAATTTTCCACAGTCCACTTTGATGGGAAGAACTCAAGTTACATGGTTGAAAATTTCCGGCCTGTTCAGTTTCTGAATGAACGAAAGGTGTACTGGTCCAGTGCCAGCATCCTCCTGCCTACCACTAAGGTTTTAATGTTGCTCCTGATGCTTACGTACATCCTGAGTTCTCTTTTCCAATGA